In Zunongwangia profunda SM-A87, the following proteins share a genomic window:
- the ltrA gene encoding group II intron reverse transcriptase/maturase translates to MIWQAYKRVRANKGSAGIDTVSIEQFDESLSKNLYKLWNRMASGSYFPPAVKEVEIPKKDGKVRKLGIPTISDRIGQMVVKMYLEPRLENVFNPNSYGYRPNKSAHQALEQVRKNCWKMDWVIDLDIKGFFDNIDHHKMMLAIEKHVPERWVRLYIARWLASPVMTKSGNLVSNQGRGTPQGGVISPLLANLFLHYGLDKWLEQNDNTVKFTRYADDVIVNCKSQKHAEQTLEAIKSRMHQIGLELHPEKTKIVYCRDYRRQEKYSNVKFDFLGYSYQPRTTKSKKSNGLYLGFDCGISISSRKRIADKLEELKVERMTSDRIVGIAAILNPMIRGWVNYYGKFRRSMLHKVFKLLNNRIVKWARKRYKRYKTSIKRAYQWFERIKEQYPKLFYHWQVGFVW, encoded by the coding sequence ATGATATGGCAAGCTTATAAAAGAGTGCGCGCCAACAAAGGAAGTGCAGGGATCGATACAGTAAGCATTGAGCAATTCGATGAGAGTTTATCAAAGAACCTGTACAAACTTTGGAATCGTATGGCATCGGGAAGTTATTTCCCCCCTGCGGTCAAAGAAGTGGAAATCCCGAAAAAGGATGGTAAAGTCCGTAAATTAGGGATTCCTACGATAAGTGACCGTATCGGGCAAATGGTGGTAAAAATGTACCTGGAGCCCCGTTTAGAAAATGTATTCAATCCAAACTCCTACGGATATAGACCAAACAAAAGTGCCCATCAGGCACTTGAACAGGTCAGGAAAAACTGTTGGAAAATGGATTGGGTTATTGATCTGGACATTAAAGGTTTTTTTGATAACATTGACCATCATAAAATGATGCTTGCTATAGAAAAACACGTTCCTGAAAGATGGGTTAGGTTATATATAGCACGTTGGCTCGCAAGTCCAGTAATGACAAAGTCGGGAAATTTAGTCTCTAACCAGGGAAGAGGAACTCCCCAGGGAGGGGTTATAAGCCCATTACTGGCCAACCTTTTCCTTCACTATGGTTTAGATAAATGGCTGGAACAGAACGACAATACGGTGAAATTCACACGGTATGCCGATGATGTGATTGTGAACTGTAAAAGTCAAAAGCACGCAGAGCAAACACTTGAAGCTATCAAAAGCAGGATGCATCAAATTGGTCTGGAGTTACATCCAGAGAAAACCAAAATTGTATACTGTAGAGATTACCGAAGGCAAGAAAAGTATTCCAATGTGAAGTTTGATTTTCTAGGTTATTCTTATCAACCTAGAACTACAAAATCGAAGAAATCAAACGGACTCTATCTTGGCTTTGATTGCGGCATAAGTATAAGTTCGAGGAAACGAATTGCAGATAAACTTGAAGAATTGAAAGTAGAGCGAATGACTTCTGATCGTATAGTAGGAATTGCTGCCATTCTCAATCCAATGATTAGGGGATGGGTGAACTACTATGGTAAATTTAGAAGGTCAATGCTACACAAAGTCTTCAAGTTATTGAATAATCGAATCGTGAAATGGGCAAGAAAAAGGTATAAACGTTACAAAACCAGTATAAAACGTGCCTATCAATGGTTTGAAAGGATTAAGGAACAATATCCAAAACTATTTTATCATTGGCAGGTGGGATTTGTATGGTAA
- a CDS encoding helix-turn-helix transcriptional regulator: MKDNDIKRISRLTAILTQLQTQKLITSTSLAEKFGVSVRTIYRDIRALEKAGVPILTEEGKGYSLMEGYKIPPIMFSENEANALITVEQLVLKNRDSSLIKEYIKAINKIKAVLRYSTREKTELISKRVAVSPAISGINTSNSLMLIQNALTNFQALIITYQSEDANKTTERLIEPFALYYSLQENWTLIAYCRLRKDYRMFRLDRMLKIDQTQLKFAPHKLTLQEYLAEKEKKFKTPDIPVS; encoded by the coding sequence ATGAAAGACAATGACATTAAGAGAATCTCAAGACTGACTGCAATTTTAACCCAACTACAAACACAAAAACTTATTACTTCAACAAGTCTTGCTGAAAAATTTGGGGTAAGTGTTCGAACAATTTATCGCGACATTAGAGCATTAGAAAAAGCAGGAGTGCCTATATTGACCGAAGAAGGGAAAGGATATTCCCTGATGGAGGGTTATAAAATTCCACCAATCATGTTTTCCGAAAACGAGGCAAATGCTTTAATTACAGTTGAACAATTAGTACTTAAAAACAGGGACAGTTCACTTATTAAAGAATATATAAAAGCCATCAATAAAATTAAAGCAGTTCTGCGATATTCCACCAGAGAAAAAACAGAATTGATATCAAAACGAGTTGCTGTTAGTCCTGCAATATCAGGTATAAATACAAGTAATTCGCTCATGTTAATCCAAAATGCGCTGACCAACTTTCAAGCGCTTATTATTACCTATCAAAGTGAAGATGCAAACAAAACAACCGAAAGGCTAATAGAGCCTTTTGCATTGTATTACAGTTTACAAGAGAATTGGACACTCATTGCGTATTGCAGATTAAGAAAGGATTACAGAATGTTTCGGTTGGACAGAATGCTGAAAATTGATCAAACACAATTAAAATTTGCTCCTCATAAGCTCACCTTACAGGAGTATTTGGCAGAAAAAGAAAAAAAGTTCAAGACCCCTGACATACCTGTGTCATAA
- a CDS encoding ATP-grasp domain-containing protein, translating into MKIIFCDSVCDSVIDNKVVEPAYQSEFDSAKESGLETQVFSFEKLTDGNVNATLKFIENDESKEYGIYHGWMTKPKFYEQLYNELLKKNIQLIHDSTEYEYGHYLPNSYNKIAGEKPKSNWTKDLSNANIIELTNEFGDQPIIVKEFVKSEKHNWNDACFILNAADKIKVKKIVHRFLELRSDYLNEEIVFREFEDLEFLTDHSKSTMPLTKEFRIVYLNKHVVQIFNYWEEGSYDAEKPDIDFFKKTAKRIDSDFFTMDVAKKKNGGWIIMELGDGQVAGLPEDGNSNEYYQQIKNKV; encoded by the coding sequence ATGAAAATTATTTTTTGCGATAGTGTATGCGATAGTGTAATTGACAATAAAGTAGTCGAACCTGCCTATCAATCTGAATTTGATTCCGCAAAAGAAAGCGGACTTGAAACACAGGTTTTTAGTTTCGAAAAACTGACTGATGGAAATGTGAATGCTACGCTAAAATTCATCGAAAACGATGAATCTAAAGAATATGGAATTTATCATGGCTGGATGACGAAGCCAAAGTTTTACGAGCAATTGTACAATGAACTTTTAAAGAAAAACATTCAGTTAATCCATGATTCGACTGAATATGAATATGGTCATTATTTACCAAACTCTTATAACAAAATTGCGGGAGAAAAACCAAAATCAAATTGGACTAAAGATTTATCAAATGCAAACATCATTGAACTCACCAATGAATTTGGAGATCAACCAATAATCGTAAAAGAGTTTGTAAAATCTGAAAAACACAACTGGAATGATGCTTGTTTTATCCTTAATGCTGCTGACAAAATTAAAGTGAAAAAAATAGTCCACAGATTTTTGGAGCTACGAAGTGATTATCTAAATGAGGAAATTGTTTTTAGAGAATTTGAAGATTTGGAATTTCTGACGGATCACTCAAAAAGTACAATGCCGTTAACAAAAGAATTTAGAATTGTATACTTGAATAAGCATGTAGTTCAAATTTTTAATTATTGGGAAGAAGGAAGTTATGACGCTGAAAAACCAGACATTGATTTCTTTAAAAAGACTGCAAAAAGAATCGATAGCGACTTCTTCACCATGGATGTTGCAAAAAAGAAAAATGGAGGTTGGATAATAATGGAATTAGGAGATGGACAAGTTGCCGGACTTCCTGAGGATGGAAATAGTAATGAATATTACCAACAAATAAAAAACAAAGTTTAA
- a CDS encoding TPM domain-containing protein translates to MERSDKMKIGIKILILFLILNLLSCKGTAQETDTKNIATEFDFSTIEKFRETKLKGQIINDYGRIFSPSERKELSDIIYDYNIETTRQIVVVTVDSISPYSDIQKFATDLSNYLGVGDAEKNNGLTIVMCNPCRKIGIATGTGTELILTNDICKKVIDQTIIPELKNGNFYVGIKNGVIDLIEKWE, encoded by the coding sequence ATGGAAAGAAGTGATAAAATGAAAATCGGAATTAAAATATTAATCCTATTTCTGATTTTGAATTTGCTTTCTTGCAAAGGAACTGCTCAAGAAACGGATACTAAAAATATCGCTACTGAATTTGACTTCTCAACTATTGAAAAGTTCAGAGAAACGAAGCTTAAAGGTCAAATAATAAATGACTATGGTCGTATTTTCAGTCCTTCAGAGCGGAAAGAACTATCGGATATTATTTATGATTATAACATTGAAACAACTCGACAAATAGTTGTTGTTACAGTTGACAGTATTTCCCCTTATTCCGATATTCAAAAATTTGCGACTGACTTAAGCAATTATTTGGGAGTTGGAGACGCTGAAAAAAACAATGGACTGACAATTGTTATGTGCAATCCTTGTAGAAAAATAGGAATTGCAACTGGAACTGGAACCGAACTGATTTTGACAAACGATATCTGTAAAAAAGTAATTGACCAAACCATAATTCCCGAATTAAAGAATGGTAATTTCTATGTCGGAATTAAAAACGGAGTAATTGATTTAATAGAAAAATGGGAATAA
- a CDS encoding SRPBCC family protein, which yields MPRIKLKTEIKADRNIVFDLSRSIDLHKISTRQTNEEAIAGKMSGLIGINESVTWRAKHFGIYQKLTSKITEYDRPNYFADEMVKGAFAEFKHEHHFAESNRGTLMTDFFDYKSPFGILGKLADKLFLKKYMTELLTERNRIVKDFAESNKWKEVIK from the coding sequence ATGCCGAGAATCAAACTTAAAACTGAAATAAAAGCCGACAGAAATATCGTGTTTGATTTGTCTCGAAGTATCGATTTGCACAAAATATCGACCCGACAAACTAATGAAGAAGCAATCGCTGGAAAAATGAGCGGATTAATTGGAATAAATGAAAGTGTAACTTGGAGAGCTAAACACTTTGGAATCTATCAAAAATTGACTTCCAAAATAACGGAATATGATAGACCGAATTACTTTGCGGACGAAATGGTTAAAGGAGCGTTTGCGGAATTTAAGCACGAACATCACTTTGCGGAATCGAATCGCGGAACATTAATGACTGATTTTTTTGATTACAAATCGCCTTTTGGTATTTTAGGAAAGTTAGCGGACAAGCTGTTTCTTAAAAAATATATGACTGAATTACTAACTGAAAGAAACCGAATTGTAAAAGATTTTGCAGAATCTAACAAATGGAAAGAAGTGATAAAATGA
- a CDS encoding helix-turn-helix domain-containing protein — protein MTKRIKTIDEFHRLRNFPKPEHPLISVVNFKNAKHLHADKAKSLVLDFYMIALKRVTNGKLKYGQHQYDFNDGIMSFLSPNQVFSIILDNKDEELKQSGWVLFVHPDFLWNTTLGKKISQYEFFDYSVNEALFLSKKEEATINGIIENIRLEYHSNIDKFSKEIIVSQIETLLNYSERFYNRQFITREKANHQILERLEKLLTDHFNNENLISKGLPTVQYVAEKLNVSPNYLSSLLRTLTGQNTQQHIHEKLIDKAKEKLSTSELSVSEIAYELGFEHSQSFSKLFRAKTNFSPLEFRRSFN, from the coding sequence ATGACAAAAAGAATTAAAACCATAGATGAATTTCATCGGCTACGAAATTTCCCTAAACCTGAACACCCGCTAATTAGTGTAGTAAATTTTAAAAATGCGAAACATTTACACGCTGATAAAGCTAAAAGTTTAGTATTGGATTTTTATATGATTGCCTTAAAAAGGGTTACGAATGGCAAACTAAAGTATGGGCAACACCAATATGATTTTAATGATGGAATTATGTCTTTTTTGTCGCCCAATCAAGTTTTCAGCATTATACTTGACAACAAAGATGAAGAATTAAAACAATCAGGGTGGGTATTATTCGTTCATCCTGATTTTCTTTGGAACACAACACTTGGAAAAAAAATTAGTCAATATGAATTTTTTGATTATTCGGTAAACGAAGCCTTGTTTCTTTCAAAAAAAGAAGAAGCCACGATCAACGGAATCATAGAGAACATACGGCTCGAATATCATTCGAATATCGACAAGTTCAGTAAGGAAATTATTGTTTCACAAATTGAAACATTACTTAATTATTCCGAAAGGTTTTACAATCGTCAGTTCATTACCAGAGAAAAAGCAAATCATCAAATTTTGGAACGTTTGGAAAAATTGTTGACTGATCATTTTAACAACGAAAATTTAATATCTAAAGGATTACCTACAGTTCAATACGTTGCTGAGAAGTTAAACGTCTCTCCAAATTATTTAAGTAGTTTGCTTAGAACACTGACAGGACAAAACACGCAGCAGCACATTCACGAGAAACTGATAGACAAAGCCAAAGAAAAACTATCTACCTCCGAATTGTCTGTAAGCGAAATTGCCTATGAACTTGGCTTTGAACATTCACAATCATTCAGCAAACTTTTCAGGGCAAAGACGAATTTTTCGCCTTTGGAGTTCAGACGCTCGTTTAACTAA
- a CDS encoding VOC family protein, which produces MNLVSIRIITADLNGLVKFYEQVTGMPVVQYTPDFAELQTKTATLAIGSTRTLQFFGGADVAQASQNRSAIIEFLVDDVEKDYERLADFLKPYIVQKPTTMPWGNKSLLFRDPDGNLVNLFTPVTPETIKKFEIKN; this is translated from the coding sequence ATGAATTTAGTATCCATTCGCATCATTACTGCCGATTTAAACGGTTTGGTAAAATTCTATGAGCAAGTAACAGGTATGCCGGTAGTGCAATACACACCTGATTTTGCCGAGCTGCAAACAAAAACAGCAACTTTAGCTATAGGAAGCACGAGAACATTACAATTTTTTGGTGGAGCAGATGTTGCACAGGCTTCGCAAAACCGCAGTGCTATTATCGAGTTTTTAGTAGATGATGTCGAAAAAGATTATGAACGCTTAGCTGATTTCTTAAAACCTTACATCGTTCAAAAACCAACAACAATGCCTTGGGGAAACAAATCGCTTTTATTCCGTGATCCTGACGGTAATTTAGTTAATTTATTTACACCAGTAACTCCTGAAACAATAAAAAAATTTGAAATTAAAAATTAA
- a CDS encoding NADP-dependent oxidoreductase, with the protein MKAVIISEFGGTEVLKIQETELPIPMDDEILVKVFASGVNPVDGVIRNGGNDLLRPLLKLPLILGCDAAGIVEEVGTNVTSFKKGDEVFGCPNFPGNGSYAEFVAARATQFAFKPKNISFNEASAVPLTALVAWMGLFELGKLQEGQRVLILGASGGVGNFAVQGAKAKGAYVIATASSGNLEFLKQIGADEVLDYKTQNVEKILQKIDLVFDASPVRDDNERLKSVSVLKNGGIYVTANVDFPFNEKVNKLFAKKNIKGEMVAGQKHEHLQEIAKLIEDGKIKIFLSKVYPLEQVEEAHKESETWHVRGKLVLEVQKKKENDKKN; encoded by the coding sequence ATGAAAGCAGTAATAATTAGCGAATTTGGAGGAACGGAAGTTCTGAAAATTCAAGAAACGGAACTTCCAATTCCTATGGATGATGAAATTTTAGTAAAAGTATTTGCAAGTGGTGTTAATCCTGTTGATGGTGTAATTCGTAATGGTGGAAATGACCTATTAAGGCCTCTTTTGAAGTTGCCGTTGATATTAGGATGTGATGCAGCAGGCATTGTGGAAGAGGTTGGAACTAATGTAACTAGCTTCAAAAAAGGAGATGAAGTATTTGGTTGCCCAAATTTTCCTGGCAACGGAAGCTATGCAGAATTTGTCGCAGCTAGAGCAACTCAATTTGCATTCAAACCTAAAAATATTTCTTTCAATGAGGCCTCTGCCGTTCCCTTAACTGCACTTGTTGCTTGGATGGGACTCTTTGAACTTGGAAAACTACAAGAAGGGCAACGTGTCCTTATTCTTGGTGCTTCGGGCGGAGTTGGTAACTTTGCAGTACAAGGTGCAAAGGCAAAAGGTGCTTATGTTATTGCAACAGCTTCTTCAGGTAACCTTGAATTTTTGAAACAAATCGGCGCTGATGAAGTGCTTGATTACAAAACACAAAATGTTGAAAAAATACTGCAAAAGATAGACCTTGTGTTTGATGCTTCGCCAGTTCGTGATGACAATGAACGCTTGAAAAGCGTAAGCGTTTTAAAAAACGGTGGCATTTATGTAACTGCCAATGTTGATTTTCCTTTCAATGAGAAAGTAAATAAACTATTTGCCAAAAAGAACATTAAAGGTGAAATGGTTGCGGGGCAAAAACACGAACATTTACAAGAGATAGCAAAGTTGATTGAAGACGGAAAAATTAAAATTTTTTTAAGCAAAGTTTATCCGTTAGAACAGGTCGAAGAAGCGCATAAAGAAAGTGAAACCTGGCATGTTCGTGGTAAACTTGTTTTGGAAGTTCAAAAGAAAAAAGAGAATGACAAAAAGAATTAA